One uncultured Methanobrevibacter sp. DNA window includes the following coding sequences:
- a CDS encoding RyR domain-containing protein: MSENTDSTNNFKRYIDDFFEGLELYDDYGGRHHYKDILKAGIDVFLDHESDYTAKEIYRTFFMIYQITDEDKSQRQEDMTVISEPNTLLGLVEVMEKYEKNTGELIDRQRDHFIHSVNVFLLGLAIYSQNKKFRSIFKKYITDSKYEKYYGHDVGKVSREEFFYRWGVASLLHDIGYPFEIVGKQLKKIINDGVKSISNSYDVDIGINYSDFNQFNSIIKMDPFDFADNYREEYKQTKMLDLFKPTDIMAHKISLDFGFDDEKFLQVTNHLNAFVDYMRENDFIDHGFYSAILVLNSYGKIFQKYKKDKVFFFYPVVDSATAILLHNYYNKTLQKDPFNLKLLSPYKNPIAFLLILCDELQEWNRQPFGQIDKKKLHVNELEISIDKELLRVKYILKNGYLGLGFSKDKKSFIDSVLDVHSIFDMGLVVSSDVEPGIQEEIMRNRDIEDIQAPDVLMRNIEEIAIEINRLYNVSIEEEYKEKLEKGLPIDENLQKSYEYMCDFNDLDAEFKLSNLRQARSIPKKLNMIGCEIASIDADNRRALTKDDFDEKEIEDLAKFEHLEWCEEKIGTGWTFGEIKDRTKRETPYLVEYDKLDERTKQLDRNAILIIPELLEHLGLKVVRSKIRLLTFKMQEFFDNEELNPNSTGEDEFNKLNNHIKYANFKQANFLVKILNEKGYDLVSVDEAGKPVNHFDEDEINYFAEREHYGWCKLKYDLGWKFGSGEDMTSPNLVKWDDLDESVKQMNKKTFENLPFICKDPNVGLKIIKSE, encoded by the coding sequence ATGAGCGAAAATACTGATTCAACAAACAATTTCAAAAGATATATCGATGATTTTTTTGAAGGACTTGAATTATATGATGATTATGGTGGAAGACATCACTATAAAGATATTTTAAAGGCGGGAATTGATGTATTTCTAGATCATGAAAGTGATTACACTGCTAAAGAAATTTATAGAACATTTTTCATGATTTATCAGATAACTGATGAGGATAAATCCCAAAGACAGGAAGATATGACTGTTATAAGTGAACCGAATACTCTTTTGGGCCTTGTTGAAGTAATGGAAAAATATGAAAAGAACACTGGGGAGCTGATTGACAGGCAAAGAGACCACTTCATTCATTCAGTTAATGTATTTCTGTTGGGTTTAGCAATTTACTCCCAAAACAAAAAGTTCCGCTCAATATTTAAAAAATACATTACTGACAGCAAATATGAAAAATACTACGGTCATGACGTAGGCAAAGTGTCTCGTGAAGAGTTCTTCTACCGCTGGGGTGTGGCTTCACTTTTGCATGATATAGGTTATCCTTTTGAAATTGTCGGAAAGCAGTTGAAAAAGATTATAAATGACGGAGTCAAGTCAATTTCAAACTCTTATGATGTTGATATAGGTATCAATTATAGTGATTTCAATCAGTTCAATTCAATAATCAAAATGGATCCCTTTGATTTTGCAGATAATTACCGTGAGGAATATAAGCAGACAAAGATGCTGGATTTATTTAAACCGACTGATATTATGGCACATAAGATTTCCCTTGATTTCGGTTTTGATGATGAAAAGTTTCTGCAGGTGACTAATCATCTCAATGCCTTTGTTGATTATATGAGAGAAAATGATTTTATTGACCACGGATTCTACTCAGCTATTCTTGTTTTGAATTCATACGGTAAAATCTTCCAGAAATATAAAAAGGATAAGGTTTTCTTTTTCTATCCTGTTGTGGACAGTGCAACTGCAATTCTGCTTCACAACTATTATAATAAGACACTGCAGAAGGATCCTTTCAACCTGAAATTGCTTTCTCCCTACAAAAACCCTATTGCGTTCCTGCTTATTTTATGTGATGAACTCCAGGAATGGAACAGACAGCCATTTGGCCAGATTGATAAAAAGAAACTCCATGTAAACGAACTTGAAATCAGTATAGACAAGGAACTGTTAAGGGTAAAATACATCCTGAAAAACGGTTATCTCGGACTGGGATTTTCCAAGGATAAAAAATCATTCATTGACAGTGTATTGGATGTTCATTCAATATTTGATATGGGTCTGGTTGTTTCAAGTGATGTGGAACCTGGAATTCAGGAGGAAATTATGAGAAATAGAGATATTGAAGATATTCAGGCTCCGGATGTGCTGATGAGAAACATTGAAGAGATTGCCATTGAAATCAACAGGCTGTACAATGTAAGCATTGAAGAGGAATACAAAGAAAAACTGGAAAAAGGCCTTCCAATTGATGAGAATCTGCAGAAATCATATGAATATATGTGCGATTTCAATGATTTGGATGCGGAATTCAAACTGTCCAATCTCAGACAGGCAAGATCAATTCCAAAGAAATTAAACATGATCGGATGTGAAATCGCAAGTATTGATGCGGATAACCGAAGAGCCCTGACAAAAGATGATTTTGATGAAAAGGAAATTGAAGATTTGGCTAAATTTGAACATCTTGAATGGTGTGAAGAAAAAATAGGTACCGGATGGACTTTTGGTGAAATCAAGGACAGGACCAAGCGTGAAACACCTTATCTTGTGGAATATGATAAACTTGATGAGAGAACCAAACAGCTGGATAGAAATGCCATACTGATTATTCCTGAACTTCTTGAACATCTTGGATTGAAGGTTGTAAGAAGCAAAATCAGACTTTTAACATTCAAAATGCAGGAATTCTTTGATAATGAGGAGTTAAATCCTAATTCAACAGGTGAAGATGAATTCAACAAACTTAATAATCATATCAAATATGCAAATTTCAAACAGGCAAATTTCCTTGTAAAAATATTGAATGAAAAAGGATATGATTTGGTTTCTGTTGATGAGGCAGGTAAACCAGTCAATCATTTTGATGAGGATGAAATCAATTATTTTGCTGAAAGAGAGCATTATGGCTGGTGCAAACTCAAATATGACCTGGGATGGAAATTCGGGTCTGGTGAAGACATGACTTCACCTAATCTGGTTAAATGGGATGATTTGGACGAATCAGTCAAGCAAATGAACAAGAAAACATTTGAAAATCTTCCGTTTATCTGTAAAGATCCGAATGTTGGCTTAAAAATCATTAAAAGCGAATAA
- a CDS encoding flavodoxin family protein: protein MKIAIRYYTKTGNTKKLAEAISSVVNVEAKTVNEPLTEDVDILFLGSAVYAAGIDKKIKEFIQNINVNVGEVVNFSSAALIESTYKQVKKEVEAKGLKMSEDEFHCRGAFKLVHRGRPNDEDLENVKEFAKRIIN from the coding sequence ATGAAAATTGCAATTAGATACTACACAAAAACAGGAAATACTAAAAAACTTGCAGAAGCGATTTCCAGTGTTGTAAATGTTGAAGCAAAAACCGTGAATGAGCCTTTAACCGAAGACGTTGACATTCTGTTTTTAGGAAGCGCAGTTTATGCTGCAGGAATTGACAAAAAAATTAAAGAATTCATACAAAACATCAATGTTAACGTTGGTGAAGTTGTAAACTTCTCATCAGCAGCTCTCATCGAGTCCACATACAAACAGGTCAAAAAGGAAGTTGAAGCAAAAGGACTTAAAATGAGTGAGGATGAATTCCACTGCAGAGGAGCATTCAAGCTTGTCCACAGAGGACGTCCTAATGATGAGGATTTAGAAAACGTGAAAGAATTTGCAAAAAGAATAATTAATTAA
- a CDS encoding subtype A tannase, whose product MKNIYKILIVAIVLIIAIAGAFTLFGKTAPAGEGPSYNASALSQKISINMDNWSYDEENDIYYQIGLIYCMNTEDTKYQSCGIYVPGKYFEASENSNGTYSCKIKDGQKVGNYTATSAPIVMPVNTPGYSSCTAPTSYKSGEVKDYTDAGFIYLNAGCRGRDNAEAPDGVTDLKSAVTYYRFNGDVLPGDSEKIFTFGHSGGGAQSAIMGASGNSKLYNPYLEDIQAAMVDKNGNSLSNAIAGAMCWCPITNLDTADAAYEWNMGQYVRNSSTFTGEFSSDLAKEYATYINNLGLKDPNGNTLKLEESDSGVYASGSYYDYMLSVTEESLNNFLNDTTFPYTPSAGGMGGMPSGDAPSDSGSMPSGEAPSGDMPSGDAPSDSRSAPSGNAGGEMGSSGSSDNTTYNTAKDYIASLNGNDTWIEYDEKTNTAKITSLEAFVKHCKNPSKSVPAFDDLNRSQAENGLFGLDANGSAHFDKIASDLLKNNSDKYSKFDDYSSNYADEYQSDLEKTDAVNSTMQSRVDMYNPMYYLCDYYNGSGSSDVAKYWRINTGIEQGDTSQCVDVNLYLGVLGKVGSDNVEFSTVWGQGHTQAERTGDSTTNFINWVNKCLN is encoded by the coding sequence ATGAAAAACATATACAAAATACTCATAGTTGCCATTGTATTGATAATAGCCATTGCAGGAGCATTCACATTATTTGGAAAAACCGCACCGGCAGGTGAGGGACCTTCATATAATGCCTCTGCATTAAGCCAGAAGATATCAATAAACATGGACAACTGGAGTTACGATGAAGAAAATGACATTTACTATCAGATAGGACTCATATACTGTATGAATACTGAAGATACAAAATATCAGTCATGCGGAATATACGTTCCCGGAAAGTACTTTGAAGCAAGCGAAAACTCAAACGGAACATACTCATGCAAAATAAAAGACGGGCAAAAGGTTGGAAACTACACAGCAACATCCGCACCAATAGTAATGCCAGTAAATACACCGGGATACTCATCATGCACAGCACCAACCAGCTACAAATCAGGAGAAGTTAAAGACTACACCGATGCAGGTTTCATTTATTTGAATGCAGGCTGCAGAGGAAGAGACAATGCTGAAGCGCCAGACGGAGTAACCGATTTGAAATCAGCAGTAACCTACTACAGATTCAACGGCGATGTCCTTCCGGGAGATTCAGAAAAAATATTTACATTCGGTCACAGTGGTGGAGGAGCACAGTCTGCAATAATGGGTGCAAGCGGAAACAGCAAGCTCTACAACCCATATCTTGAAGACATTCAGGCAGCAATGGTGGATAAAAACGGAAATTCTCTATCCAATGCAATTGCAGGAGCAATGTGCTGGTGTCCGATTACAAACCTTGACACTGCAGATGCTGCCTATGAATGGAATATGGGTCAATATGTAAGAAACAGCTCTACATTCACTGGTGAGTTCAGCAGTGACTTGGCAAAAGAATATGCAACATACATCAATAATTTAGGCCTTAAAGACCCTAATGGAAATACATTAAAACTGGAAGAAAGTGATTCAGGAGTTTATGCATCAGGATCATATTATGACTACATGTTAAGCGTTACTGAAGAGTCACTTAACAACTTCTTAAATGACACCACCTTCCCTTACACTCCAAGTGCAGGAGGAATGGGCGGAATGCCTTCAGGAGATGCACCAAGCGACTCAGGAAGTATGCCATCAGGTGAAGCTCCATCAGGAGATATGCCATCAGGTGATGCGCCAAGTGACTCCAGAAGTGCACCATCAGGCAATGCCGGCGGTGAAATGGGTTCATCAGGCAGCTCAGACAATACAACATACAATACTGCAAAAGATTACATTGCCTCACTTAACGGCAATGACACATGGATTGAATATGATGAAAAAACAAATACTGCCAAGATAACCAGTCTTGAAGCATTTGTAAAACACTGCAAAAATCCTTCAAAATCAGTACCAGCCTTTGATGATTTAAATCGTTCACAGGCTGAAAACGGACTATTCGGACTTGATGCAAACGGTTCAGCTCACTTTGATAAAATAGCTAGTGATCTTCTTAAAAACAACAGTGACAAATACTCCAAATTCGACGATTATTCATCCAATTATGCTGATGAATACCAAAGCGATTTGGAAAAAACAGATGCAGTGAACAGTACAATGCAAAGCCGTGTTGACATGTACAATCCGATGTATTACCTATGCGATTATTACAATGGTTCAGGCAGTTCCGATGTAGCCAAATACTGGAGAATAAATACAGGTATTGAACAGGGAGACACATCCCAATGTGTTGATGTAAATCTGTATTTAGGTGTTTTAGGTAAAGTAGGATCAGACAATGTTGAATTTTCAACTGTCTGGGGCCAGGGACATACCCAGGCTGAAAGAACCGGTGACAGTACCACCAATTTCATCAATTGGGTAAACAAATGTTTAAATTAA
- a CDS encoding MATE family efflux transporter, whose product MQNNSNIDSILGNPRKAINKLAFPTIASMLLMFLNNLIDSFWVSGINADALAALGFITPLYLVIIGLGSGVGAGANSLISRYVGAKRIGDANNAVIHSIILTVMVSVGVLIVGIFLLEDIVVLLGASDVRSYCLSYGSIIFLLNIVFLAPNVTASVFRGEGDVSRATKPLMLTAVLNMVLDPVLIYGFDLGIFGAGLATVIASLIGWIWMLYWIYIKKDTFFKFSLSYYIRNLGIYKEILVVSLPAASEEIIFSLVVIILNYLIILTAGVGEVAAFTIAWRFISIAFIPCMAIGLATITVSGVAYGARNWPNFNETIKYSTLLSLAITFLICGIFFVFAYPLCEIFNFQAGNPALVHRSAEILQMLVFYNFLIPFGATAAYTYQGVGSGFKSLTLTVMRELVLSMAFAYILGITLNMGIFGVYLGAIIGMNIGSFIGFCVIWIFNLKFRNVCLNS is encoded by the coding sequence ATGCAAAATAATTCTAATATTGATTCAATTTTAGGAAATCCCCGAAAGGCCATAAACAAACTGGCCTTTCCGACAATAGCTTCGATGCTTTTGATGTTTTTAAATAATCTGATAGATAGTTTTTGGGTTTCAGGAATCAATGCTGATGCTCTTGCCGCACTGGGTTTTATAACACCACTTTATCTGGTAATCATAGGTCTGGGCAGTGGTGTGGGAGCAGGTGCCAATTCACTGATATCAAGATATGTCGGTGCGAAACGTATTGGTGATGCAAACAACGCAGTTATCCATTCAATAATTTTAACAGTTATGGTGTCTGTTGGTGTTTTAATTGTGGGTATCTTTCTTTTGGAGGATATTGTTGTTCTTTTGGGAGCATCTGATGTCAGGTCATATTGCCTAAGCTACGGCAGCATTATCTTTTTGTTGAATATTGTATTTCTTGCACCCAATGTTACCGCAAGCGTATTTCGGGGGGAAGGCGATGTGAGCCGTGCAACCAAGCCTCTGATGCTGACAGCTGTTTTAAACATGGTTTTGGATCCTGTACTGATTTACGGCTTTGATTTGGGTATTTTCGGTGCAGGTCTTGCAACTGTTATTGCGTCATTAATCGGATGGATTTGGATGCTTTACTGGATTTATATCAAAAAAGACACTTTCTTCAAGTTCAGTTTATCATATTACATCCGCAATCTTGGAATATATAAGGAAATACTGGTTGTTTCACTTCCTGCAGCATCAGAAGAGATTATATTCTCACTTGTTGTTATTATCTTGAATTATCTGATAATTTTAACTGCAGGGGTAGGTGAGGTTGCGGCTTTTACAATAGCATGGAGATTCATATCAATAGCATTTATCCCATGTATGGCAATAGGTCTTGCAACCATAACTGTTTCCGGAGTTGCATACGGAGCCCGTAACTGGCCGAATTTCAATGAAACCATCAAGTATTCGACTCTTTTAAGTCTTGCTATCACATTTCTTATCTGCGGAATATTTTTTGTTTTTGCTTATCCTTTATGTGAAATATTTAATTTCCAGGCGGGAAACCCTGCACTTGTTCACCGCTCAGCTGAAATACTTCAGATGCTTGTATTCTATAACTTTCTAATACCTTTCGGAGCAACTGCAGCCTATACCTATCAGGGTGTCGGTTCAGGATTCAAGTCTTTAACTCTGACAGTCATGAGGGAACTTGTCCTGAGTATGGCATTTGCGTATATTTTGGGCATTACGTTAAATATGGGCATTTTTGGAGTATATCTTGGAGCAATCATCGGAATGAATATAGGTTCCTTCATAGGATTTTGCGTAATCTGGATTTTCAATTTGAAATTCAGAAATGTATGCTTAAATTCTTAA
- a CDS encoding cobaltochelatase subunit CobN, protein MNVVRRKQIVLFLLLIILSVSLFSQVAFAESNTTCEDLSQHDNTEVVVNSESGDSNDIVQNSKNTTLFIVSDNPGTNVLDKASQELFAEHDMKGVNLVIRNGNQVKTMSEDELAFLLNNSDAFIGEWISSDVDSVLTSLLGKYPEMSNKEIFLILEAPSGNLNSDSSSIKLLRNNTVNYNKIFAGFTNDELIKYFKNTKRGLAYSSVNDYVTKDADNFNEFLNQLVLYKNLNDKDNLKNQILYILNYMGLNFNYEKPTFTGSKSYGIYRDRWYSLDEYIETFFNKSNTRTVGVLESTMYIESQQLHTCYEIIESLESRGYNVIPVFAAGGSAEQLAVMVESWTNAGADISGFLADSSSYEVYVDAIVSMVAYGVGGENFTKATDFFEEAGVPVFRAVHSDYVSNEQWELGSTGLTTERSDKWWHITIAETQGIIDATFVGGASSYISNLTGAQITTYIAHKGNIELLSDRIDSWVDLKYTSNEDKLISIIYYNYPPGKQNIGSSYLDTIKSIYNMLHTLKNAGYDVGELPGNVSELENLIISCGINVATWAPGELAKLANRSEVTLLAVDEYTSWFNSLDDIVKIQVENGTVAYIGELTRRAVELNYTSTIADTITDWYNQVVSLLPDDKSAEAKRVLDNIVSSLKNYAKTQSDDYYDLYLKYYNEFNELNISGLNGWGAAPGNVMVITKNGTDYFVIPGLTFGNVFIAPEPQRGWESDIENLYHCTAVAPTHQYLAAYYYMKTKYSNAMIFVGRHATHEWLPGKEILLSATDYGSVVVGDVPQLYFYIADGLAEAIQAKRRGFAVIISHLTSPMAYTHLYGNLTVLANLMNDYQSNKNMKTESEIRDLIIKNDLSTNLGLNKSDVKSISMSVLIEKIDNFLKSTQDTLYPLGLHALGDMWNENDLASTVSAMLSKDLVLENNQGVLNLFRELSDIYYSKAYSDLTAFEREFILNRSYDIARALIYWDVNTVYSTLISQNSKFNNSNVLGCLNLGKNYIILINESISSELNAMLDGLNGRYIPVSEGGEIVVKPAILPTGKNMFQDQSSELPTMEAWDYAKTLALLTLADLNDTTEKIIMGIWCVETARDDGALVSTVLYLLGMKPVWTDSSSAGFDDEGNPTGKKVGSMPEVIKLNDLTRPEGWQNKRIDVTVITSGLFRDLYSSQAILLDNAYRVTLARSYLTLINNKTLMSGEKGALLREALEGVVGGINYYGVSNEALNTNYVAQHWIEDCLYYLSIGYNATYAGECAITRIFAPPNGDYGAGISKLVSMSWTWNDTDELAQFYLGRMGNMYSKNYWGDTNSLVFLRALSNSDTIITSRNTNQYGVLDNDDFFDYWGGLSMAVENASGKTPKMKVLMYADKDNAYISSLEEVMYREIAARYDNPNWIKGMMNEGYSGARYMSNKFVSNLYGWQVTRPTSVSDDLWNRVYNTYYKDKYGIGVKDWLMSGNNAYSLISMSGTMLTAAYEGYWNADKSTLTDIANTWAKATVQNGVACCDCSCGNIAMMQWAVQYVNPDILAQLLPKLYQATQNPIFLKNNNNVPPENIDPTNDEASTPNPTKGSTSSSTISANSTTTNSNQYSQSSANSQGQSVSDAGESSSQGDVGGASSEGADVKKSIEINPVTQQSASEVGMSLIAVLGVICLILIIGVGYFRDNDKDKKSNSNLDELFNEKL, encoded by the coding sequence ATGAATGTTGTTAGAAGAAAACAGATTGTACTATTTCTGCTGCTGATAATATTGTCGGTCAGTTTATTTTCTCAGGTTGCCTTTGCAGAGTCAAATACGACTTGCGAAGACTTAAGCCAGCATGATAATACTGAAGTAGTTGTAAATAGTGAATCTGGTGACTCTAATGATATTGTTCAGAATTCTAAAAATACTACTTTATTTATAGTCAGTGATAATCCTGGAACAAACGTTCTGGATAAGGCCAGTCAGGAACTTTTCGCTGAACATGACATGAAAGGTGTGAATTTGGTTATCCGTAATGGTAATCAGGTTAAAACCATGAGTGAAGATGAATTGGCATTTCTTTTAAATAACAGTGATGCATTCATAGGTGAATGGATCAGCAGTGATGTCGATTCAGTTTTAACAAGTCTTCTTGGAAAATATCCTGAAATGTCCAACAAGGAAATATTTCTCATATTGGAGGCTCCTTCCGGTAATCTGAATTCAGATTCCAGTTCCATCAAGCTTTTAAGAAACAATACTGTGAACTATAACAAGATATTTGCAGGTTTTACAAATGATGAATTAATCAAGTATTTTAAAAATACCAAAAGAGGTCTCGCATACTCCAGCGTCAATGATTATGTGACTAAGGATGCAGACAACTTCAATGAATTTTTAAATCAGCTGGTTTTATACAAAAACCTCAATGACAAGGACAATCTGAAAAATCAGATTCTCTATATTCTTAATTATATGGGTTTGAATTTTAATTATGAAAAACCTACATTCACAGGCTCTAAAAGCTATGGAATTTATAGGGACAGATGGTATTCCCTTGATGAATACATAGAAACCTTCTTCAACAAATCCAACACCCGTACAGTAGGTGTTCTGGAAAGTACCATGTATATTGAATCTCAGCAGTTGCATACCTGCTATGAAATTATTGAATCTTTGGAATCAAGAGGATATAATGTAATTCCAGTATTTGCTGCAGGAGGTTCTGCCGAACAGCTGGCTGTGATGGTTGAGTCATGGACTAATGCAGGAGCAGATATATCAGGATTTCTGGCAGATTCTTCATCATATGAAGTCTATGTTGATGCAATTGTTTCCATGGTGGCATATGGTGTCGGAGGCGAAAACTTCACAAAGGCTACAGACTTTTTTGAAGAAGCCGGAGTTCCTGTATTCAGGGCAGTTCACTCAGATTATGTTTCAAATGAACAGTGGGAGCTTGGATCAACAGGTCTTACCACTGAGAGAAGTGACAAATGGTGGCATATTACAATAGCAGAAACTCAGGGAATTATTGATGCTACATTTGTAGGTGGCGCATCCAGTTACATTTCAAATCTGACAGGTGCCCAGATTACAACATACATTGCGCATAAAGGCAATATAGAGCTTTTATCCGACAGAATTGATTCATGGGTTGATTTGAAGTACACATCCAATGAGGATAAGCTTATATCAATAATTTATTATAATTATCCTCCTGGAAAGCAGAATATCGGTTCAAGTTATCTGGATACAATCAAAAGTATATATAATATGCTTCATACCTTAAAGAATGCAGGTTATGATGTCGGTGAACTTCCGGGCAATGTTTCAGAGCTTGAAAATCTGATTATCTCATGCGGTATCAATGTAGCTACCTGGGCGCCGGGAGAACTTGCAAAACTTGCAAACCGCTCAGAAGTGACTCTGCTTGCGGTAGATGAATACACATCATGGTTCAACTCTCTCGATGATATTGTAAAGATACAGGTTGAAAACGGTACTGTAGCATATATCGGCGAGCTGACAAGACGTGCAGTTGAGCTGAACTACACTTCAACAATTGCCGATACAATTACAGACTGGTACAATCAGGTGGTATCACTTCTTCCGGATGACAAATCCGCTGAAGCAAAAAGAGTTCTTGACAATATAGTTTCTAGCCTGAAAAATTATGCTAAAACTCAGTCAGACGATTATTATGATTTATATTTAAAGTATTATAATGAATTCAATGAATTAAACATTTCAGGATTAAACGGATGGGGTGCAGCTCCTGGAAATGTAATGGTAATCACAAAAAACGGAACAGATTACTTTGTAATTCCTGGATTGACATTTGGTAATGTTTTCATAGCTCCTGAACCTCAAAGGGGATGGGAGTCAGATATTGAAAATCTTTACCACTGTACTGCTGTCGCTCCGACACATCAGTATCTGGCGGCATATTATTATATGAAGACTAAATATTCCAATGCAATGATATTTGTGGGTAGGCACGCTACTCATGAATGGCTTCCGGGTAAGGAAATTCTTCTCTCAGCAACTGATTACGGTTCAGTTGTTGTAGGTGATGTTCCGCAGCTGTATTTCTATATTGCAGACGGTTTAGCAGAAGCTATTCAAGCTAAAAGAAGAGGTTTTGCAGTTATAATTTCACATTTAACCTCTCCTATGGCATACACTCACCTTTATGGAAATCTCACAGTATTGGCAAATCTGATGAATGATTATCAGTCCAATAAAAATATGAAAACTGAATCTGAGATTCGTGATTTGATAATCAAAAATGATTTGTCAACCAATCTGGGATTAAACAAAAGTGATGTCAAAAGCATTTCAATGAGTGTGCTTATTGAAAAGATTGATAATTTCCTGAAATCCACACAGGATACACTATATCCTCTGGGTCTTCATGCATTAGGTGATATGTGGAATGAAAATGATCTGGCAAGTACTGTCAGTGCAATGCTTTCAAAAGATTTGGTTTTAGAGAACAATCAGGGAGTTTTAAATCTGTTCAGAGAGCTTTCAGATATCTACTATTCCAAAGCATACAGTGACCTGACAGCATTTGAAAGGGAATTTATCCTCAACAGGTCCTATGATATAGCCAGGGCATTGATTTATTGGGATGTAAATACTGTTTATTCCACTTTAATCAGTCAAAATTCCAAATTCAACAATTCAAATGTTTTGGGATGTCTGAATTTGGGTAAAAATTATATAATCCTGATTAATGAGAGCATTTCATCTGAACTAAATGCAATGCTTGACGGATTAAACGGCAGGTATATTCCAGTTAGTGAAGGTGGAGAAATCGTTGTAAAACCTGCAATTCTTCCGACAGGAAAGAACATGTTCCAGGACCAGTCAAGCGAACTTCCTACAATGGAAGCATGGGATTATGCTAAAACACTCGCTCTTTTAACTCTTGCAGATTTAAATGACACTACCGAAAAGATTATCATGGGAATCTGGTGTGTTGAAACCGCAAGGGACGATGGTGCTTTAGTATCAACCGTTTTGTATCTGCTTGGAATGAAACCGGTCTGGACAGATTCTTCAAGTGCAGGTTTTGACGATGAAGGAAACCCTACAGGTAAAAAGGTAGGCTCAATGCCGGAAGTAATCAAGCTCAATGATTTAACCCGACCTGAAGGATGGCAAAACAAAAGAATAGATGTAACTGTAATTACCAGTGGGTTATTCAGGGATTTATATTCTTCACAGGCAATCCTTCTTGACAATGCATACAGGGTTACTCTTGCAAGGTCATATCTGACTTTAATCAATAATAAAACATTGATGAGCGGAGAAAAAGGCGCACTGCTCAGGGAAGCTTTGGAAGGTGTTGTCGGCGGAATCAATTATTACGGAGTTTCAAATGAAGCTTTAAACACAAATTATGTTGCACAGCACTGGATTGAAGACTGTCTGTATTATTTAAGTATAGGTTATAATGCTACTTATGCCGGCGAATGTGCTATTACACGTATTTTCGCACCTCCTAACGGCGATTACGGTGCCGGAATATCCAAACTGGTTTCAATGTCATGGACATGGAATGATACAGATGAGCTGGCTCAGTTCTATCTGGGCAGAATGGGTAACATGTACTCTAAAAATTACTGGGGAGATACAAACTCATTAGTCTTTTTAAGAGCATTATCCAACTCAGACACTATCATTACTAGCCGTAACACCAATCAGTACGGTGTTCTTGACAATGATGACTTCTTCGATTACTGGGGCGGTCTTTCCATGGCTGTTGAAAATGCTTCCGGAAAAACACCGAAAATGAAAGTGCTGATGTATGCAGATAAGGACAATGCCTATATCTCCTCTCTTGAAGAGGTAATGTATAGGGAAATTGCTGCAAGATATGACAATCCGAACTGGATTAAAGGAATGATGAATGAAGGTTACAGCGGAGCCCGCTATATGTCAAATAAATTTGTTAGCAATTTATATGGCTGGCAGGTAACAAGACCAACATCCGTCAGTGATGATTTGTGGAATAGGGTATACAATACATATTACAAGGATAAATATGGAATTGGTGTTAAAGACTGGCTGATGAGTGGAAATAATGCATATTCATTAATTTCCATGAGTGGAACAATGCTGACAGCAGCCTATGAGGGTTACTGGAATGCGGATAAGTCAACTTTAACAGATATTGCCAATACATGGGCTAAGGCTACAGTTCAGAACGGCGTTGCATGCTGTGACTGCAGTTGCGGAAATATTGCTATGATGCAATGGGCAGTTCAATATGTAAATCCGGATATTCTGGCTCAGTTACTTCCTAAATTGTATCAGGCTACTCAAAATCCGATATTTTTGAAAAACAATAATAATGTTCCTCCTGAAAATATTGACCCTACAAATGATGAAGCATCAACTCCTAATCCTACCAAAGGATCAACATCTTCATCAACAATATCTGCAAATTCAACAACTACAAACAGCAATCAGTATTCACAAAGCAGTGCAAATTCACAGGGACAATCTGTCAGTGATGCCGGCGAAAGCTCTTCTCAGGGAGATGTTGGCGGAGCAAGCAGCGAAGGTGCTGATGTTAAGAAATCCATAGAAATCAATCCTGTTACACAACAATCTGCAAGCGAGGTTGGAATGAGCCTTATTGCAGTTTTAGGTGTAATATGTTTAATATTAATTATTGGAGTCGGCTACTTTAGAGATAATGATAAAGACAAAAAATCGAATAGTAATTTGGATGAGCTATTCAATGAAAAATTATGA